From a region of the Tautonia rosea genome:
- a CDS encoding N-acetylglucosamine-6-phosphate deacetylase — protein sequence MTVPAIVARHLNDGQWVRLTCDGPKIASVEAADGPEAIGPDDPWIAPALWDIQTNGRLGVSFSDPTLTVAQVHEIVLAQDADGSSRICPTLITAPADDMRHGVATIAEACEADPQVAHRVAGIHLEGPFLSPDDGYRGAHPIEAIRDPDWPLFQQLQEASGGRVTLLTLAPERPGALDLIKRVADSGVTVALGHSAADPETIRRAADAGARLSTHLGNGIVAQLPRHPNPIWTQAAEDRLCASLIADGHHLDDDVIRVLVRAKTPERIILVSDASPLAGLPPGTYGRWAVEASGRVVVAGTPYLAGANRPLPIGIDRLMQAAGLSAIEAIACASTRPARLIGHPEPVLAPGAPADLIRFTLPGGRFRLIETLVAGQSSPAAPETCPTDDHHARG from the coding sequence ATGACCGTGCCTGCAATCGTTGCTCGTCACCTCAACGATGGCCAATGGGTTCGTCTGACCTGCGACGGCCCGAAGATCGCCTCGGTCGAAGCCGCTGACGGTCCCGAGGCGATCGGCCCCGACGACCCCTGGATCGCCCCCGCCCTCTGGGATATTCAGACCAACGGCCGCCTCGGCGTCTCGTTCTCCGACCCGACCCTGACCGTCGCGCAGGTCCACGAGATCGTCCTCGCGCAGGATGCCGACGGCTCATCCCGCATCTGCCCGACCCTCATCACGGCCCCCGCCGACGACATGCGGCACGGCGTCGCCACCATCGCCGAAGCCTGCGAGGCCGACCCCCAGGTCGCCCACCGCGTCGCCGGCATCCACCTCGAAGGCCCCTTCCTCTCCCCCGACGACGGCTACCGCGGCGCCCACCCGATCGAGGCCATCCGCGACCCCGATTGGCCCCTGTTCCAGCAGCTCCAGGAGGCCAGCGGCGGCCGCGTCACCCTCCTCACCCTCGCCCCGGAGCGGCCGGGCGCGCTTGACCTGATCAAACGGGTCGCCGATTCGGGAGTCACGGTGGCCCTCGGCCACTCCGCCGCCGATCCCGAAACAATCCGCCGCGCCGCCGATGCCGGGGCTCGCCTCAGCACCCACCTGGGCAACGGCATCGTCGCCCAGCTCCCGAGGCATCCGAACCCGATCTGGACCCAGGCCGCCGAGGACCGCCTCTGCGCCTCGCTCATCGCCGACGGCCACCACCTCGACGACGACGTGATCCGCGTCCTCGTTCGCGCCAAGACTCCCGAGCGGATCATCCTGGTCAGCGACGCCAGCCCCCTGGCCGGCCTGCCGCCGGGCACCTACGGCCGCTGGGCCGTCGAGGCGTCGGGCCGGGTCGTCGTGGCCGGAACACCGTACCTGGCCGGAGCGAATCGACCCTTACCCATCGGCATCGACCGCCTGATGCAGGCCGCCGGCCTCTCGGCGATCGAGGCGATCGCCTGCGCCTCGACTCGACCGGCCCGGTTGATCGGCCATCCCGAACCGGTCCTCGCCCCCGGCGCCCCGGCCGATCTCATCCGCTTCACCTTGCCCGGCGGCCGATTCCGGTTGATCGAAACCCTCGTGGCCGGCCAGTCCTCGCCGGCTGCTCCAGAAACCTGCCCGACCGACGACCATCACGCCCGGGGCTGA
- a CDS encoding FKBP-type peptidyl-prolyl cis-trans isomerase codes for MAQAQTGNTVRIHYTGRLADGTVFDSSDGRQPLEFTIGESQVIPGFEEAVTGMEPGQETTVTIPSDRAYGAHREELVFDVPRTQFPDDLDPQIGQQLQMTNGSQTAVVTVSSLSDGSVTLDANHPLAGKDLTFDIALVEIC; via the coding sequence ATGGCCCAGGCCCAAACCGGCAACACGGTCCGCATCCACTACACCGGCCGGCTGGCCGATGGCACCGTTTTTGACAGCTCGGACGGCCGGCAGCCGCTCGAATTCACGATCGGCGAAAGCCAGGTGATTCCCGGCTTCGAGGAGGCCGTCACCGGCATGGAGCCAGGGCAGGAGACCACGGTGACGATCCCCTCCGATCGGGCCTACGGCGCCCATCGGGAGGAGCTGGTCTTTGACGTTCCCCGCACCCAGTTCCCAGACGACCTCGACCCGCAGATCGGCCAGCAATTGCAAATGACCAACGGCAGCCAGACGGCCGTCGTCACCGTGTCGAGCCTCTCGGACGGCTCGGTCACGCTCGACGCCAACCACCCGCTTGCGGGCAAGGATTTGACGTTCGACATCGCCCTGGTTGAGATCTGCTGA
- a CDS encoding sulfatase family protein, with translation MMVAKLRRLIVPGALMAAALTLGLGPAQADEPNAKPPNVVMIISDDHAWTDYGFMGHPYVRTPNLDRLAGESLTFSRGYVPSSLCCPSLASIITGLFPHQNKITSNDPPVPEGMTNAQFYRSSFFNEGREVMNRHMEAVPTLPRMLAERDYLSLQTGKWWQGHYSRGGFTHGMTQGQRHGDDGLVIGRETMEPIESFLAEAKEQDRPFFVWYAPFLPHSPHNPPERFLQRYTNIAPSPSIARYWAMIEWFDETCGTLLDLIDEEGLAEDTIVLYVTDNGWTQDPEGPGFIRSKRSPYDTGLRTPIMVRWPGRVEPRCSHELASSVDLAPTILKAVGLEPTEAMPGINLLDSEAVGRRQTIFGSNYEHNAIDLEEPAANLRERWVIDGSWKLIVPTDLSDLDGPELYQLDADPAELRNLADGQTDRVGQMMETLNGWWTPQP, from the coding sequence ATGATGGTTGCGAAACTTCGAAGGCTCATCGTTCCTGGTGCGCTCATGGCGGCAGCCCTGACGCTGGGCCTCGGCCCGGCTCAGGCCGACGAACCGAACGCGAAGCCGCCGAATGTGGTGATGATTATCTCGGATGATCATGCCTGGACCGATTACGGCTTCATGGGGCACCCGTACGTGCGGACCCCCAACCTGGATCGGCTGGCGGGCGAGAGCCTGACCTTCAGCCGGGGGTATGTGCCGTCGAGCCTCTGCTGCCCGAGCCTGGCGAGCATCATCACCGGCCTCTTTCCCCATCAGAACAAGATCACGAGCAACGATCCGCCGGTGCCGGAAGGGATGACCAACGCCCAGTTCTACCGATCGTCCTTCTTCAATGAGGGTCGCGAGGTGATGAACCGGCACATGGAAGCCGTTCCCACACTGCCGAGGATGCTGGCCGAGCGGGATTACCTGAGCCTTCAAACGGGCAAGTGGTGGCAAGGGCATTACTCTCGGGGGGGATTCACCCACGGCATGACCCAGGGGCAGCGGCACGGGGATGACGGGCTGGTGATCGGCCGGGAAACGATGGAGCCGATCGAGTCGTTCCTCGCCGAGGCGAAGGAACAGGACCGCCCCTTTTTCGTCTGGTACGCCCCATTTTTGCCTCACTCGCCGCACAACCCGCCCGAGCGGTTCCTGCAGCGCTACACGAACATCGCCCCGAGTCCCTCAATCGCCCGCTACTGGGCCATGATTGAATGGTTTGATGAGACGTGCGGCACGCTGCTCGACCTAATCGACGAGGAAGGGCTGGCCGAGGATACGATTGTGCTCTACGTCACGGACAACGGCTGGACCCAGGACCCTGAGGGGCCCGGCTTTATTCGGTCGAAGCGGTCGCCGTACGACACCGGCCTGCGTACGCCGATCATGGTCCGATGGCCGGGCCGGGTCGAACCGCGATGCTCGCACGAGCTGGCCAGCTCGGTGGACCTGGCCCCGACGATTCTCAAGGCCGTCGGCCTGGAGCCGACCGAGGCGATGCCGGGGATCAACCTGCTCGATTCGGAGGCCGTTGGCCGTCGTCAGACGATTTTTGGCTCGAACTATGAACACAATGCCATCGACCTGGAGGAGCCGGCCGCGAACCTGCGCGAGCGGTGGGTGATCGACGGCTCGTGGAAGCTGATCGTCCCGACCGATCTGAGCGATCTTGACGGTCCCGAGCTGTATCAACTCGACGCCGATCCGGCCGAACTGCGGAACCTGGCCGACGGGCAAACCGACCGTGTCGGGCAGATGATGGAGACGCTCAACGGGTGGTGGACCCCCCAGCCGTGA
- a CDS encoding YkgJ family cysteine cluster protein, which yields MPDPTDDADDPIAALHRAVDRATAPLDALHRDRLQCRLGCASCCVDDLTVFPVEADRIRRHHARLLATEAPHPEGACAFLDDQGACRIYDHRPYVCRTQGYPLRWLDEADDGDSLIELRDICPLNDDTGPPIEDLPADACWTLGPFEEQLAHLQHQTHGEVSARVRIRLRDLFARSSAG from the coding sequence GTGCCCGATCCGACCGACGACGCCGACGACCCGATCGCCGCTCTGCACCGCGCCGTCGATCGCGCCACGGCCCCGCTCGACGCCCTGCACCGCGACCGGCTCCAATGCCGCCTCGGCTGTGCCTCGTGCTGCGTCGACGACCTGACCGTCTTCCCGGTCGAGGCCGATCGGATCCGTCGGCATCATGCCCGCTTGCTCGCGACCGAGGCCCCCCATCCCGAAGGGGCCTGCGCCTTCCTCGACGATCAGGGGGCGTGCCGCATCTACGACCATCGCCCCTACGTCTGCCGGACCCAGGGCTACCCCCTCCGCTGGCTCGACGAGGCCGACGACGGCGATTCCCTCATCGAGCTCCGCGACATCTGCCCCCTGAACGACGACACCGGCCCCCCCATCGAGGACCTTCCTGCCGATGCCTGCTGGACCCTCGGCCCGTTCGAGGAGCAGCTCGCTCACCTTCAGCACCAAACCCACGGCGAGGTTTCCGCCCGCGTCCGCATCCGCCTCCGAGACCTGTTCGCCCGTTCGTCGGCCGGCTGA
- a CDS encoding Uma2 family endonuclease codes for MASITHDAPTILSDEELHTPEMTLPDLFEVIDGVVVEVPPMGLDEGLLANELKRFLDAFLAQHQVGRALTEILFDLSPAVNRSRRPDAAFISFDRWPRGKRLGRGIAMPATPEIAAEVVSPGDGAADLMDKLHEYFAAGAQLVWIVYPSVEQIYVYDSVSSVRILGRADRLDGGAVLPGFVLPLAELFGPAAEPGA; via the coding sequence ATGGCGAGCATTACCCACGACGCGCCCACGATTCTCTCCGATGAGGAACTGCACACCCCGGAGATGACGCTGCCGGACCTGTTTGAGGTCATTGACGGAGTGGTGGTGGAGGTTCCGCCGATGGGTCTCGACGAAGGATTGCTTGCAAACGAGCTCAAGCGATTTCTTGATGCGTTCCTCGCTCAGCATCAGGTGGGTCGAGCACTCACGGAAATCCTCTTTGATCTGAGTCCGGCGGTGAATCGGAGTCGTCGGCCTGATGCGGCCTTCATCAGTTTTGATCGATGGCCGAGGGGCAAGCGACTCGGACGAGGGATCGCGATGCCTGCGACCCCCGAAATCGCCGCCGAGGTCGTCAGCCCCGGAGACGGGGCGGCCGATCTGATGGACAAGCTCCACGAGTACTTCGCCGCCGGGGCGCAGCTCGTCTGGATCGTGTATCCGAGCGTGGAACAGATTTACGTTTACGATTCGGTCTCATCTGTTCGGATTCTCGGCCGCGCCGACCGGCTGGACGGGGGCGCGGTCTTGCCAGGGTTTGTGCTGCCGTTGGCCGAGCTGTTCGGCCCAGCGGCCGAGCCGGGAGCCTGA
- a CDS encoding type IV pilus twitching motility protein PilT — protein MKEVVLGIGHQKSFWSIVQMADEQLRAIHGPPRRMVVRARGVEIAAWRPNFEGDFHDFTVRFPEPGADLKRALAGFASECSVACELSELEEALILHCSASSDEKVQQLHDACDLLSRAFPLPEVWRVHGEEYRTTPLSPENIFKAMIKFKSSDVHLYPGAPPVFRVDNILRRVQAFDTLSSEQIHSFINDIAPEKHAREFLERQQCSFIYHQVGLGYARVSAFVKASVPHCTMRFLPETIPSFEDLNIPRSAMERLGALHFGLVLVTGMTGSGKSTSVASLVDWINSNKSLHILCIEEPVEYVHKSKKSVVSQRDVGEDIGSFHDAVRGALRHDPDVIVIGEMRDPDTIRSAINAAATGHLVISTLHSGTAYEVVNRIVSFFDPVERDLVKLQLRDALKCVICQRLVPKTGGGRLPALEFLFNDTKAVTDAILEGNTIGIKIGMQQDASASFIFEKYLFDLYKKDLISLETARDYASEPAIFDQMKLGTYVIPSLDSMLHR, from the coding sequence ATGAAAGAGGTTGTGCTCGGTATTGGCCATCAAAAAAGTTTCTGGTCGATCGTCCAGATGGCCGACGAGCAATTACGGGCAATCCACGGCCCCCCCAGGCGGATGGTCGTCCGCGCCCGAGGCGTCGAGATCGCGGCCTGGAGGCCGAACTTCGAAGGTGACTTCCACGACTTCACCGTCCGGTTCCCCGAGCCCGGCGCTGATCTGAAACGAGCACTCGCCGGGTTCGCCAGCGAGTGCTCCGTCGCCTGCGAGCTGTCAGAGCTCGAAGAAGCCCTGATCCTCCACTGCTCAGCCTCCTCCGACGAGAAGGTTCAGCAACTGCACGATGCCTGCGACCTGCTCTCACGCGCCTTCCCCCTGCCCGAGGTCTGGCGCGTTCACGGCGAGGAGTACCGCACCACGCCGCTAAGCCCTGAAAACATCTTCAAGGCGATGATCAAGTTCAAGTCCAGCGACGTACACCTTTACCCGGGGGCACCACCCGTCTTCCGCGTCGACAACATCCTCCGACGCGTCCAGGCGTTCGACACCCTCTCCTCCGAACAGATCCATTCCTTCATCAACGACATCGCCCCCGAAAAGCACGCCCGAGAATTTCTGGAGCGGCAGCAGTGCAGCTTCATCTATCACCAGGTCGGGCTGGGCTACGCTCGCGTCTCCGCCTTCGTTAAGGCCAGCGTGCCCCACTGCACCATGCGCTTCCTGCCCGAGACGATCCCTTCGTTCGAGGACTTGAACATCCCCCGATCGGCCATGGAACGCCTCGGTGCCCTTCACTTCGGCCTCGTCCTCGTGACCGGAATGACAGGGAGCGGCAAGTCGACCAGCGTCGCCTCGCTCGTCGACTGGATCAATTCAAACAAATCCTTGCATATCCTCTGTATCGAGGAGCCCGTCGAGTACGTTCACAAAAGCAAGAAGTCGGTCGTCTCTCAGCGCGACGTCGGAGAAGACATCGGCTCCTTCCACGACGCGGTTCGCGGCGCCTTGCGCCACGACCCCGATGTGATCGTCATCGGCGAGATGCGCGATCCCGACACCATCCGCTCGGCCATCAACGCCGCCGCCACCGGCCACCTCGTCATCAGCACCCTCCACTCCGGAACCGCCTACGAGGTCGTCAACCGGATCGTCAGCTTCTTCGATCCGGTCGAGCGTGACCTGGTCAAGCTCCAACTCCGTGACGCCCTGAAGTGCGTCATCTGCCAGCGTCTCGTACCAAAAACCGGCGGCGGACGCCTCCCGGCGCTCGAATTCCTCTTCAACGACACCAAGGCCGTGACCGACGCCATCCTCGAAGGCAACACCATCGGCATTAAGATCGGCATGCAACAAGATGCCTCGGCCTCGTTCATCTTTGAGAAGTACCTCTTCGACCTCTACAAGAAGGATTTGATCTCCCTCGAAACGGCCCGCGATTACGCTTCCGAGCCCGCCATCTTCGATCAGATGAAGCTGGGAACCTACGTCATCCCCTCCCTCGATTCCATGCTTCACCGCTGA
- a CDS encoding CTP synthase, which yields MAKHIFVTGGVVSSLGKGLTCASIGMLLEHRGLRVRLQKFDPYINVDPGTMSPYQHGEVYVLDDGSECDLDLGHYERFTDAPLTKDCNYTTGKIYLSVIQKEREGKHYEGNTVQVIPHITDEIKAAVLRLADDDVDVVITEIGGTVGDIEGLPFLEAIRQFPLDVGKENCLFIHLTLVPYLKAAGELKTKPTQHSVTALRQIGIQPDVLICRTEHSMSEDMKQKIALFCNVEPKAVIEERDREFSIYEVPLSLVGNGLDDLIVKKLNLKANPLEIDDWRDLVERIKHPDAEVTIAVVGKYIKHRDSYKSVYESLDHAGIAHRARVVVRRIESEELSQGDPGALLAGVDGILIPGGFGMRGVEGKVEAIKYARSKKIPFFGICLGMQCATIEFARNVLGLEGANSTEFDKMTPHPVIALMEGQRVVRERGGTMRLGTQKCVLRPGSIAHRAYGTDEVWERHRHRYEFNNGYRMHMEDTGLIPTGTSPDGSLVEIIEIPDHPWFLAVQFHPEFRSKPTRSHPLFHDFIAAALARRESGRAEVEART from the coding sequence ATGGCAAAGCATATTTTCGTGACGGGCGGCGTGGTGAGCTCGCTGGGCAAGGGGTTGACGTGCGCGTCGATCGGGATGCTGCTGGAGCATCGGGGGCTGAGGGTTCGGTTGCAGAAGTTCGACCCGTACATCAATGTCGATCCGGGGACGATGAGCCCGTATCAGCACGGCGAGGTGTATGTGCTCGACGACGGGTCGGAGTGCGACCTGGACCTGGGGCATTATGAGCGGTTTACCGATGCGCCGTTGACCAAGGATTGCAACTACACGACGGGGAAGATTTATCTGTCGGTGATCCAGAAGGAGCGCGAGGGGAAGCACTACGAGGGGAACACTGTGCAGGTGATCCCGCACATCACCGACGAGATCAAGGCGGCGGTGCTGAGGCTGGCGGATGACGACGTGGACGTGGTGATCACGGAGATCGGCGGCACGGTGGGCGACATCGAGGGGTTGCCGTTTTTGGAGGCGATCCGGCAGTTTCCGCTGGACGTGGGGAAGGAAAATTGCCTGTTCATTCATTTGACGCTTGTGCCGTATTTGAAGGCCGCCGGAGAGCTGAAGACGAAGCCGACGCAGCACTCGGTGACGGCATTGCGGCAGATCGGCATTCAGCCGGACGTGCTCATTTGCAGAACCGAGCATTCGATGAGCGAGGACATGAAGCAGAAGATCGCGCTCTTCTGCAACGTCGAGCCGAAGGCGGTGATCGAGGAGCGCGACCGGGAGTTCAGCATCTATGAGGTGCCGTTGAGCCTGGTGGGCAACGGGCTGGACGACCTGATCGTCAAGAAGCTGAACCTGAAGGCGAATCCGCTGGAAATCGATGACTGGCGCGACCTGGTTGAGCGGATCAAGCACCCGGACGCCGAGGTGACGATCGCGGTGGTAGGGAAGTACATCAAGCATCGGGATTCATACAAGTCGGTGTATGAATCGCTCGATCATGCGGGGATCGCGCATCGGGCGCGGGTGGTGGTGCGTCGGATCGAGTCGGAGGAACTGAGCCAGGGGGACCCGGGGGCCTTGCTGGCGGGGGTTGATGGGATTCTGATTCCGGGCGGGTTCGGGATGAGAGGAGTGGAAGGGAAGGTTGAGGCGATCAAGTACGCAAGGAGCAAGAAGATTCCGTTTTTTGGGATTTGCCTGGGGATGCAGTGCGCGACGATCGAGTTTGCCCGCAACGTGCTGGGCCTGGAAGGGGCCAACAGCACCGAGTTCGACAAGATGACCCCGCATCCGGTGATTGCCCTGATGGAAGGTCAGCGCGTGGTGCGCGAGCGGGGCGGCACGATGCGGCTCGGGACGCAGAAATGCGTCTTGCGACCGGGGAGCATTGCCCATCGAGCCTACGGCACGGATGAGGTCTGGGAGCGGCACCGGCACCGCTACGAGTTCAACAACGGTTATCGGATGCACATGGAAGACACCGGGTTGATTCCGACCGGGACCAGCCCGGACGGGTCGCTGGTGGAGATCATCGAGATTCCGGACCACCCGTGGTTCCTCGCCGTGCAGTTCCACCCCGAGTTCCGCTCGAAGCCGACGCGATCGCACCCGTTGTTCCACGACTTCATCGCCGCGGCGCTGGCCAGGCGGGAATCAGGACGGGCGGAGGTGGAGGCGAGGACCTGA
- a CDS encoding metalloprotease, whose amino-acid sequence MFGIPSPTRFDLNFRLFGIPIRVSPFFWLIAAIIGMRFGGETAPENTLIIAACVFLSVLVHELGHGLTAKLGGEQPWIVLHGFGGVCASDREQRGFGARLLVTLMGPVAGFLLAIAAVILWAILVTSGVSLGPEAELALSTLLLLNILYSVFNLIPIWPLDGGQLMMTLFDRVSPRNGARRAHIVSFLAAGTGAALAAIWAQWLILTLLLGYLAFTNYVLLSHHHRMIMAEREG is encoded by the coding sequence ATGTTCGGCATCCCGAGCCCGACCCGATTCGACCTGAACTTCCGGCTCTTCGGCATCCCGATCCGCGTCTCGCCGTTCTTCTGGCTCATTGCGGCCATCATCGGCATGCGATTCGGCGGGGAAACCGCTCCCGAAAACACCCTGATCATCGCCGCCTGCGTCTTCCTCTCGGTCCTGGTCCACGAACTCGGCCACGGCCTGACAGCGAAGCTTGGCGGCGAGCAACCCTGGATCGTCTTGCACGGCTTCGGCGGTGTCTGCGCCTCAGATCGTGAGCAACGCGGCTTTGGCGCCCGCCTGCTTGTCACCTTGATGGGGCCGGTCGCCGGGTTCCTCCTCGCCATCGCGGCCGTCATCCTCTGGGCGATCCTCGTCACCTCCGGCGTCTCCCTCGGCCCCGAGGCCGAGCTGGCGCTTTCCACCCTGTTACTGTTGAACATCCTTTACAGCGTCTTCAACCTGATTCCCATCTGGCCGCTCGACGGTGGGCAGCTCATGATGACGCTCTTCGATCGCGTCAGTCCTCGCAACGGAGCCCGCCGGGCGCACATCGTCTCGTTCCTCGCCGCGGGCACCGGCGCGGCCCTCGCGGCCATCTGGGCGCAGTGGCTCATCCTCACCCTCCTGCTCGGCTATCTCGCGTTCACGAACTATGTCCTGCTCTCCCATCATCACCGCATGATCATGGCCGAACGCGAAGGATAA